A stretch of the Sorangium aterium genome encodes the following:
- a CDS encoding M12 family metallopeptidase: protein MKNSFASQVPVCIPKLPPPEKWKELAVQAKAVRPDNLPPGFNIEDIDPTEHGRLALVIRLRWPKTGVRLSVGFLDNPEPALRRKILAYANMWNRTGNIQFVETRSYAASADVRLARGEGGYWSWLGIDILNHPGQQTMNLQGFTLNTPDSEFERVVPHEFGHTLGFPHEHLRAQIVERLDFERTIAYFMRTQGWSREDVIFQVLTPLEESSIFGTARPDEESIMAYQIPGECTKSGRPILGGVTISDSDYAFVAREYPKP, encoded by the coding sequence ATGAAAAACTCGTTCGCAAGTCAGGTCCCGGTCTGCATTCCCAAGCTTCCGCCGCCGGAAAAATGGAAGGAGCTGGCCGTGCAGGCGAAGGCCGTTCGCCCGGACAACCTGCCGCCGGGCTTCAATATCGAGGACATCGATCCCACCGAGCACGGCAGGCTTGCTCTCGTCATCAGGCTACGGTGGCCGAAGACGGGGGTGAGGCTCAGCGTCGGCTTCCTCGACAATCCGGAGCCCGCGCTGCGGCGCAAAATCCTCGCGTACGCGAACATGTGGAACAGGACTGGAAATATCCAATTCGTCGAGACGCGGTCCTACGCGGCGAGCGCGGACGTCCGCCTCGCGCGTGGCGAAGGGGGCTACTGGTCGTGGCTCGGCATCGACATCCTCAACCACCCGGGTCAGCAGACGATGAACCTCCAAGGGTTCACGCTGAACACTCCGGATTCCGAGTTCGAACGCGTCGTTCCACACGAGTTCGGCCACACATTGGGGTTCCCGCACGAGCACCTCCGCGCGCAGATCGTCGAGCGCCTCGATTTCGAGAGGACGATCGCCTACTTCATGCGGACCCAGGGCTGGAGCCGAGAAGACGTGATTTTCCAGGTGCTGACGCCGCTCGAGGAGAGCTCGATCTTCGGCACGGCCAGGCCCGATGAGGAATCGATCATGGCCTACCAGATCCCCGGCGAGTGCACGAAGAGCGGGAGACCGATCCTCGGCGGAGTGACGATCAGCGACAGCGACTACGCCTTCGTCGCGCGCGAATATCCGAAGCCCTAG
- a CDS encoding DEAD/DEAH box helicase: protein MTEPVRTAPIALSFQGGTLRIEGLAPRPALAAAPAIDSSALPSSADEPDGGDAGDPAEGAPLDPACLPASCRWDARERVYRVPAIDYAELVLRLRARGVPFTDGARKYEALPLAPLAKHDPFPYQREALDAWAGRRSRGVVVLPTGAGKTFVATLAIAARQRSTLVVVPTLDLLNQWYDGLSAAFGVPIGLLGGGYHDVLDLTVTTYDSAHAHMDRLGARFGLVIFDECHHLPSPSYALAAKMCLAPFRLGLTATPERADGRGYDDLIGPIVFRREITELSGQYLAAYDVVRLEVPLSDDERAAYEAARAVYIGFLRANGIRMPEGWGQFILLSSQSDAGRRAFEAYRRQRSLALCAPGKIDVLARLLHAHRADRTLVFTEDNATVYQISRQFLLPAITHQTKVKERSAILDAFNRGALSAVVTSKVLNEGVNVPEANVAIVLSGSGSVREHVQRLGRILRRSENKTAILYELVALGTSEQRVSDKRREHVAYQ, encoded by the coding sequence ATGACCGAGCCGGTCCGCACAGCGCCGATCGCCCTGAGCTTCCAGGGCGGCACCCTCCGCATCGAAGGCCTCGCCCCGCGCCCTGCGCTCGCGGCTGCGCCTGCGATCGACAGCAGCGCGCTGCCATCGAGCGCGGACGAGCCCGACGGCGGCGACGCGGGCGATCCCGCCGAGGGCGCGCCGCTCGACCCCGCGTGCCTGCCCGCGTCCTGCCGCTGGGACGCGCGCGAGCGGGTCTACCGCGTGCCGGCGATCGACTACGCCGAGCTCGTCCTGAGGCTCCGCGCCCGCGGCGTCCCGTTCACCGACGGCGCCCGCAAGTACGAGGCGCTCCCGCTCGCGCCGCTCGCCAAGCACGACCCGTTCCCCTACCAGCGCGAGGCGCTCGACGCCTGGGCCGGGCGGCGCAGCCGGGGCGTTGTCGTGCTCCCGACGGGCGCGGGCAAGACGTTCGTCGCGACGCTCGCGATCGCCGCGCGGCAGCGCAGCACGCTCGTGGTCGTCCCCACCCTGGATCTCCTGAACCAGTGGTACGACGGGCTCTCCGCCGCGTTCGGCGTCCCGATCGGCCTGCTCGGCGGCGGTTATCACGACGTCCTCGACCTGACGGTGACCACCTACGACTCCGCGCACGCCCACATGGACCGGCTCGGCGCCCGCTTCGGCCTCGTGATCTTCGACGAGTGCCACCACCTGCCGAGCCCGTCGTACGCGCTCGCCGCGAAGATGTGCCTCGCGCCCTTCCGCCTCGGCCTCACCGCCACGCCCGAGCGCGCCGACGGCCGGGGCTACGACGATCTCATCGGCCCGATCGTCTTCCGCCGGGAGATCACCGAGCTCTCCGGGCAGTACCTCGCGGCCTACGACGTCGTCCGGCTCGAGGTGCCGCTCTCGGACGACGAGCGCGCCGCGTACGAGGCGGCGCGCGCCGTGTACATCGGCTTTCTGCGCGCCAACGGCATCCGCATGCCCGAGGGGTGGGGCCAGTTCATCCTGCTGAGCTCGCAGTCCGACGCCGGCCGCCGCGCCTTCGAGGCGTACCGCCGCCAGCGCAGCCTCGCGCTGTGCGCGCCCGGCAAGATCGACGTCCTCGCCCGGCTGCTCCACGCCCACCGCGCCGATCGGACCCTGGTCTTCACCGAGGACAACGCCACGGTCTACCAGATCTCGCGGCAGTTCCTGCTGCCTGCGATCACCCACCAGACCAAGGTGAAGGAGCGCAGCGCCATCCTCGACGCCTTCAACCGCGGCGCGCTGTCGGCGGTCGTCACCTCGAAGGTGCTGAACGAGGGGGTCAACGTGCCCGAGGCCAACGTGGCGATCGTCCTGTCGGGCAGCGGCTCGGTGCGGGAGCACGTCCAGCGGCTCGGCCGCATCCTGCGCCGGAGCGAGAACAAGACGGCGATCCTCTACGAGCTCGTGGCCCTCGGCACGAGCGAGCAGCGGGTGAGCGACAAGCGCCGGGAGCACGTTGCTTACCAGTGA
- a CDS encoding IS4 family transposase: MGSPAAENAAALAEEMSDAPFGDVRLSKRQSKLVQKLAQAPDKSFPSLLSDSELEAAYRFFGNDAVTPAAILAPHVRATLARMEAEPVVLAIHDTTTLSFRSDGQRQGLGRLRSSGQTFFAHFTLAVSGDGVRRPLGVLALSTHVRDEDTTGNEHDRWGEQVEQVAALGCAPHALVHVMDREGDDYGLFAQLLGAGHRFVIRLAHNRLVEAAALGEEAKLEHALAQVQAVAVREVELSPRPAGNRSPQQKRLHPTRAGRLAKLALGSTRVTLRRPRSQPRELPATLSLQVVRVWELEPPPGEAPVEWVLLTNEPVESGEQLTQLVDWYRARWMVEEFFKALKTGCAYEKRQIEDLHGLRNVLALFAPIAWQLLLLRSEARRAPEQPATAVLTPTQLAVLRVFARKPLPENATARDAFLAIAALGGHLRRNGEPGWQTLGRGYEQLLTLVQGWSAAREVGEI; this comes from the coding sequence ATGGGTTCACCCGCAGCAGAGAACGCGGCCGCACTCGCCGAGGAGATGAGCGACGCGCCCTTCGGCGATGTGCGGCTTTCGAAGCGCCAGAGCAAGCTGGTGCAAAAGCTGGCGCAGGCGCCGGACAAGAGCTTCCCCTCGCTGCTGTCCGACAGCGAGCTGGAGGCTGCGTACCGTTTCTTCGGCAACGACGCCGTCACACCCGCGGCGATCCTGGCTCCGCATGTGCGCGCCACCCTCGCGCGCATGGAGGCCGAGCCGGTCGTGCTCGCCATCCATGACACCACGACCCTCTCCTTCCGCTCGGACGGCCAGCGGCAGGGGCTCGGCCGGCTGCGCTCCTCGGGGCAGACGTTCTTCGCCCACTTCACCTTGGCCGTCAGCGGCGATGGGGTGCGTCGCCCGCTCGGCGTGCTCGCTCTGAGCACGCACGTGCGCGACGAGGACACGACGGGCAACGAGCACGACCGCTGGGGAGAGCAGGTGGAACAGGTCGCTGCCCTGGGCTGTGCTCCGCACGCCTTGGTGCATGTCATGGACCGCGAGGGCGACGACTACGGCCTGTTCGCGCAGCTGCTGGGCGCAGGGCATCGGTTCGTGATCCGGCTGGCACACAATCGCCTCGTCGAGGCCGCCGCCCTCGGAGAGGAGGCGAAACTCGAGCACGCGCTCGCGCAAGTTCAAGCGGTCGCTGTGCGCGAGGTAGAGCTTTCCCCACGGCCGGCGGGCAACCGTAGCCCTCAACAGAAACGCCTGCATCCCACCCGTGCCGGACGCCTGGCGAAGCTCGCCCTTGGCAGCACGCGCGTGACGCTGCGACGACCCAGATCGCAGCCGCGTGAGCTGCCGGCGACACTCTCGCTTCAGGTCGTGCGTGTCTGGGAGCTCGAGCCGCCGCCGGGCGAAGCGCCGGTCGAGTGGGTGCTGCTCACCAACGAGCCGGTCGAGTCCGGCGAGCAGCTGACGCAGCTGGTCGACTGGTACCGGGCGCGCTGGATGGTGGAGGAATTCTTCAAGGCCCTGAAGACCGGGTGCGCCTACGAGAAGCGCCAGATCGAGGACCTGCACGGCTTGCGCAACGTGCTGGCGCTCTTCGCGCCCATCGCCTGGCAGCTATTGCTGCTGCGCAGCGAGGCTCGGCGCGCTCCGGAGCAGCCCGCGACCGCCGTGCTCACGCCCACCCAGCTCGCGGTGCTGCGGGTCTTCGCGCGCAAGCCCCTGCCCGAGAACGCCACGGCCCGCGATGCCTTCCTGGCGATCGCCGCGCTCGGCGGACACCTCCGGCGAAACGGCGAGCCCGGCTGGCAGACCTTGGGCCGTGGCTACGAGCAGCTCCTCACCCTCGTTCAGGGCTGGAGCGCCGCGAGGGAGGTGGGGGAAATATGA
- a CDS encoding formylglycine-generating enzyme family protein — translation MGALVAAGCSDLIGADWGRYTRGGEGTTAGSGGETAAGSSGEGAAAGSGGEGAAAGSGGETATGSGGEGAAAGGGGAGAGGGPVASAPSCRDLETRCGPDQISCCDSKLVDGGRHTRRYTRNHVEATGSSAQKKAFVNDFWLDTYEITVGRFREFVEAGKGTQESPPAVNAGRHPTLLDSGWQTSFKQYLQPNKAMLMAELKKCTPPGVDTCSAIGDPCSTWTDSVGSDDDERRPMNCITWHEAMAFCAWDGGRLPTEAEWHYAAAGGDEERTYPWGDTFVDNHAVFGCYGATESSGGPCTIGDILTVGAGSSEGGDGRWGQADLAGSLWEWTLDGYSNSYTISSGDIDHCDNCANLTDTGDRVIHGGSFEDDPDRLMASERLPSKPAERYYGIGARCARDR, via the coding sequence GTGGGAGCGCTCGTCGCCGCCGGATGCTCGGACCTCATCGGAGCAGACTGGGGACGGTACACGCGCGGCGGAGAGGGCACGACGGCCGGGAGCGGCGGTGAGACGGCAGCCGGGAGCAGCGGAGAGGGCGCTGCGGCCGGGAGCGGCGGAGAGGGCGCTGCGGCCGGGAGCGGCGGTGAGACGGCGACCGGGAGCGGCGGAGAGGGCGCTGCGGCCGGGGGCGGCGGCGCGGGCGCCGGGGGCGGTCCGGTCGCGTCGGCCCCGAGCTGCCGGGACCTGGAGACGCGGTGCGGACCGGACCAGATCAGCTGCTGCGACAGCAAGCTGGTGGACGGCGGCCGGCACACGAGGCGCTACACGAGGAACCATGTTGAGGCGACGGGCTCCAGCGCGCAGAAGAAGGCGTTCGTCAACGACTTCTGGCTGGATACCTACGAGATCACCGTCGGCCGGTTCCGCGAGTTCGTCGAGGCGGGGAAAGGAACGCAGGAGAGCCCTCCGGCGGTGAACGCCGGACGGCACCCGACGCTGTTGGACAGCGGATGGCAGACCAGCTTCAAGCAGTACCTCCAGCCGAACAAGGCGATGCTGATGGCGGAGCTGAAGAAGTGCACCCCTCCCGGCGTCGACACATGCAGTGCTATCGGGGACCCCTGCTCGACGTGGACCGACAGCGTCGGCTCGGACGACGACGAGCGCCGCCCCATGAACTGCATCACATGGCACGAGGCGATGGCCTTCTGTGCGTGGGACGGCGGGCGCCTGCCAACCGAGGCCGAATGGCACTACGCAGCGGCCGGCGGCGACGAGGAGCGCACGTATCCCTGGGGCGACACGTTCGTCGATAACCACGCGGTCTTCGGCTGCTACGGGGCCACGGAATCGTCAGGCGGCCCGTGCACGATAGGCGACATCCTGACGGTCGGCGCGGGATCGAGCGAGGGAGGAGACGGACGGTGGGGGCAGGCGGACCTGGCGGGGAGCCTGTGGGAGTGGACGCTGGACGGGTACAGCAACAGCTATACGATCTCGAGCGGGGACATCGATCACTGCGACAACTGCGCGAACCTGACCGATACCGGCGATCGCGTCATCCACGGCGGATCGTTCGAGGACGATCCGGATCGCCTGATGGCGTCCGAGCGCCTTCCAAGCAAACCCGCCGAGCGCTACTACGGCATCGGCGCCCGGTGCGCGAGGGATAGGTAG
- a CDS encoding caspase family protein — MKTRKTKPAAPRASRAMRQPEIPLSPRAERAAASLHVVLIGIDVYSGEVPQLLGCVNDIDEIQELLLNRLGVPASRIKRFAAPLRGGPPRPTTVPTQAPTQANLIAALTALGDEVQPGDRVFIYHSGHGTRIEVIDPRDNSRYYREALLATDSNLAYTERLLFDWELNRLLGRIAERTPAVTVVLDCCFSAGATREVPEKGVRPRFVESPRPFVLPPEVAPPPATGERGAARRLGVGAGDFMVVAACLDDELAREWDGSGGEPPAPGRQQKTHGLLTRALVDQLSALEDTTLSELRWGQIWRTVVAKVEAMNANQHPWLSSSPVRRVFGGPPEEGDIGYSVTFDAASATYRLNAGSLVGVTEGAVVALYPELGTPGATAVFPPVGTPEDVRERIGLVRVISTAPATSSAKADPAMPPPSPPPSALMRGRLIRPGEAAKLVVALAPHDEAMANRLAASPFLKIAQAGDKGQITVVQRSDKSWAITDDIYGTGEEPGPPLPTLPFLANTAPPADAKDIAVALVEHYYLYAAPLRIARNCADLEHCLQMTLLDCNKQIGVLPPELAQNPPLPALQPDRRPNYEVKAGRFDTVNDRWITLGDCYCIQIENTSDIDLWVTLINCDGEGRVSIYASRYLIARKSRATFWSSSGVLGDPMCATLAAGQSLGVDRFVAIATTNNTASLDYLRRDTSFAEIASGVGERGEHARGASERWTADIVVVRMTAK; from the coding sequence ATGAAAACCAGGAAGACCAAGCCAGCTGCTCCTCGCGCTTCCAGGGCGATGAGGCAGCCCGAGATTCCGCTCTCCCCGCGCGCGGAGCGCGCTGCGGCGAGCCTCCACGTGGTGCTGATCGGTATCGACGTTTACTCCGGCGAAGTTCCCCAGCTCCTCGGCTGCGTCAATGACATCGACGAGATCCAGGAGTTGCTGCTGAATCGGCTGGGCGTGCCGGCGAGCCGGATAAAGCGGTTCGCCGCCCCCCTGCGCGGCGGCCCGCCGCGGCCGACGACGGTGCCGACGCAGGCGCCGACCCAGGCGAACCTGATCGCGGCGCTCACCGCGCTCGGGGATGAGGTGCAGCCGGGCGACCGGGTGTTCATCTATCACTCCGGTCACGGCACGCGCATCGAGGTGATCGATCCGAGGGACAACAGTCGCTATTATCGCGAGGCGCTGCTGGCGACGGACAGCAATTTGGCGTATACGGAGAGGCTCCTCTTCGATTGGGAGCTGAACAGGCTGCTCGGGAGGATCGCGGAGCGAACGCCGGCCGTGACGGTGGTGCTCGATTGTTGCTTCTCCGCGGGGGCGACGCGGGAGGTGCCGGAGAAGGGGGTACGCCCGCGGTTCGTCGAGTCGCCGCGGCCGTTCGTCCTTCCGCCCGAGGTCGCGCCGCCCCCGGCGACGGGGGAGCGAGGTGCCGCGAGGAGGCTGGGCGTCGGCGCGGGCGACTTCATGGTGGTAGCGGCCTGCCTCGACGACGAGCTGGCCCGCGAGTGGGACGGCAGCGGCGGTGAGCCTCCCGCGCCGGGCCGGCAGCAAAAGACGCATGGCCTGCTCACGCGCGCGCTCGTGGATCAGCTGAGCGCGCTCGAGGACACCACGCTGTCGGAGCTGCGCTGGGGCCAGATCTGGCGCACGGTGGTCGCCAAGGTGGAGGCGATGAACGCGAATCAGCACCCGTGGCTCTCGAGCTCCCCGGTGAGACGGGTGTTCGGCGGGCCGCCGGAGGAGGGAGACATCGGCTATTCCGTGACCTTCGATGCGGCGAGCGCGACCTATCGACTCAACGCGGGATCCCTGGTGGGCGTCACCGAAGGCGCGGTCGTGGCGCTCTATCCGGAGCTAGGGACGCCAGGCGCGACGGCGGTGTTTCCGCCGGTCGGCACGCCAGAGGATGTGAGAGAGCGAATCGGCCTCGTTCGCGTGATTTCGACCGCCCCCGCGACGTCGTCTGCGAAGGCCGATCCTGCGATGCCCCCGCCTTCGCCGCCGCCGAGCGCGCTCATGCGCGGTCGATTGATCCGGCCCGGCGAGGCAGCGAAGCTCGTCGTGGCGCTCGCGCCGCACGACGAGGCGATGGCGAACCGGCTCGCCGCCTCGCCGTTCCTGAAGATCGCGCAGGCGGGGGACAAGGGCCAGATCACGGTGGTGCAGCGCTCGGACAAGTCCTGGGCAATCACCGACGACATCTACGGGACCGGGGAGGAGCCGGGGCCGCCCCTGCCGACGCTGCCCTTCCTGGCGAACACCGCGCCGCCGGCCGACGCCAAGGACATCGCGGTCGCTCTGGTGGAGCACTATTACCTCTACGCCGCGCCCCTGCGAATCGCGCGCAACTGCGCCGATCTAGAGCATTGCCTCCAGATGACGCTCCTCGATTGCAACAAGCAGATCGGAGTGCTGCCGCCGGAGCTGGCCCAGAACCCGCCGTTGCCAGCGCTGCAGCCAGACAGGCGCCCCAATTACGAGGTGAAGGCGGGCCGCTTCGACACGGTGAACGACAGGTGGATCACGCTCGGAGACTGCTACTGTATCCAGATCGAGAATACCTCGGACATCGACCTGTGGGTCACGCTCATCAATTGCGACGGCGAGGGGCGCGTGAGCATCTACGCGAGCCGCTACCTCATCGCAAGGAAGAGCCGCGCGACCTTCTGGTCTTCCTCCGGCGTCCTCGGGGATCCGATGTGCGCGACGCTCGCGGCGGGCCAATCGCTCGGGGTGGATCGCTTCGTGGCAATCGCGACGACGAACAACACAGCGTCGCTCGATTACCTCAGGCGTGATACGTCCTTCGCCGAGATAGCGAGCGGAGTCGGGGAAAGGGGCGAGCACGCGCGCGGCGCATCGGAGCGCTGGACCGCGGACATCGTGGTGGTGCGAATGACGGCGAAATAG
- a CDS encoding YqgE/AlgH family protein — MNSEASVLAPGFLIASPPLGDPNFDRTVVLLAVHSEGGALGFVVNRPAPMTLGELLSFAGYGNDLKDPAPVYLGGPVQPSSGWILCLDPALGAEETGVIPVGSRVRVTSSRSAFDTLAADAVRGTAAADDPRRRTVLLGYSGWGPGQLEREIAGGAWLPVALDERILFDVAADQRWEQAYALLGLRPIEVMSMRSIGEA; from the coding sequence ATGAACAGCGAAGCGAGCGTGCTGGCCCCAGGGTTCCTCATCGCGTCGCCGCCGCTCGGCGATCCGAACTTCGACCGGACGGTCGTGCTCTTGGCGGTGCACAGCGAGGGCGGGGCGCTGGGGTTCGTTGTGAACAGGCCAGCGCCGATGACGCTGGGGGAGCTCCTGTCGTTCGCGGGTTATGGCAACGACCTGAAGGACCCGGCGCCGGTTTACCTCGGCGGGCCGGTCCAGCCGAGCTCGGGGTGGATCCTGTGCCTCGATCCGGCGCTCGGGGCCGAGGAGACGGGCGTGATCCCGGTGGGCTCCCGGGTGCGGGTCACGTCGTCCCGGAGCGCGTTCGACACGCTCGCGGCCGACGCGGTGCGTGGCACGGCCGCCGCGGACGACCCGCGGCGCAGGACGGTGCTCCTCGGTTACAGCGGCTGGGGGCCCGGCCAGCTGGAGCGAGAGATCGCCGGGGGCGCGTGGCTGCCCGTGGCCCTCGACGAGCGGATCCTGTTCGACGTGGCGGCGGACCAGCGCTGGGAGCAGGCCTATGCGCTGCTCGGCCTGCGCCCCATCGAGGTAATGTCGATGCGAAGCATCGGCGAAGCCTAG
- a CDS encoding 6-pyruvoyl trahydropterin synthase family protein, with protein MYTVGVRDHIMVAHSLKGVQFGPAQRLHGATYTVSVEVEREELSPLGQVVETSALRDGLRAVLAEIDYRNLDEHPAFEGKRSTPELIARYIHRELGRKLPVSAGSALTITLHESPLVWVRYRAPLRGASVMPTELA; from the coding sequence ATGTACACCGTCGGCGTCCGCGATCACATCATGGTGGCCCACAGCCTCAAGGGCGTGCAGTTCGGCCCTGCGCAGCGCCTGCACGGCGCGACGTACACGGTCAGCGTGGAGGTGGAGCGCGAGGAGCTCTCGCCCCTCGGCCAGGTGGTCGAGACGAGCGCGCTGCGGGATGGCCTGCGCGCCGTGCTCGCCGAGATCGACTACCGGAACCTCGACGAGCACCCCGCGTTCGAGGGCAAGCGCTCGACGCCGGAGCTCATCGCGCGCTACATCCACCGCGAGCTCGGCCGCAAGCTCCCGGTGAGCGCCGGAAGCGCCCTCACGATCACGCTGCACGAGTCCCCCCTCGTCTGGGTGCGCTACCGCGCGCCGCTCCGGGGCGCCTCGGTCATGCCGACCGAGCTGGCCTGA
- a CDS encoding penicillin-insensitive murein endopeptidase, translated as MKLFQVLRGAPPAVAPRATSASRRAWKRLAVAAGLLLVAPVVVAHGRVWLDGAVPSESVGGSARGRLLHGHPIRPSGPGYVTYSYLGASLGRQYVHGAVRGALEEAFAACAAARPGRRFVVGETGHRDGGRFWPHRTHQNGLSVDIFVPLRDGAGRPADVSTYPWNKLGYGLEFDAQGRWGELMIDFDDLARLLSALDEKARPRKLRIQRIFLAPEYVPLLLASPAGRKLGSLAGAIPLGPVWWRHDEHVHIDFAFAAGGPL; from the coding sequence GTGAAGCTCTTCCAGGTCCTTCGGGGCGCGCCGCCCGCTGTGGCTCCGCGCGCGACGAGCGCGTCTCGTCGGGCGTGGAAGCGACTCGCGGTCGCCGCCGGTCTCCTGCTCGTCGCGCCCGTCGTCGTGGCGCACGGCCGCGTATGGCTCGACGGCGCGGTGCCGTCCGAGAGCGTCGGCGGTTCGGCGCGCGGCCGGCTGCTGCACGGGCATCCGATCCGCCCCTCGGGGCCCGGCTACGTGACCTACTCCTACCTGGGCGCCAGCCTCGGGCGCCAGTACGTGCACGGCGCCGTTCGCGGCGCGCTGGAGGAGGCGTTCGCCGCGTGCGCGGCCGCCAGGCCAGGGCGGCGCTTCGTCGTCGGGGAGACGGGCCACCGCGATGGCGGTCGGTTCTGGCCGCACCGCACGCACCAGAACGGGCTCAGCGTCGATATCTTCGTCCCGCTGCGCGACGGCGCGGGGCGGCCCGCGGACGTGTCGACCTATCCCTGGAACAAGCTCGGTTATGGCCTCGAGTTCGACGCGCAGGGCCGGTGGGGCGAGCTGATGATCGATTTCGACGATCTCGCGCGGCTCCTGTCGGCGCTGGACGAGAAGGCCAGGCCAAGGAAGCTCCGGATCCAGCGGATCTTCCTCGCGCCTGAGTACGTGCCGCTGCTGCTCGCGAGCCCCGCGGGCCGCAAGCTGGGCTCCCTCGCAGGGGCGATCCCACTCGGCCCGGTGTGGTGGCGACACGACGAGCACGTGCACATCGATTTTGCGTTCGCGGCCGGCGGCCCGCTCTGA
- a CDS encoding Dps family protein: MMEINIGIDAKNRELIGAGLGRVLADTYTLYLKTHNFHWNVTGPMFQTLHLMFEQQYNELALAVDLVAERIRALGLPAPGTYKQFVALSTIKEDDGVPKATDMIKRLVEGHETVARTARELFPVAENANDQPTCDLITQRLQVHEKTAWMLRSLLE; the protein is encoded by the coding sequence ATGATGGAGATCAATATCGGAATCGATGCGAAGAACCGCGAGCTGATCGGCGCCGGGCTGGGACGCGTCCTCGCGGACACGTACACGCTCTATCTGAAGACCCACAACTTCCACTGGAACGTCACGGGGCCCATGTTCCAGACGCTCCACCTCATGTTCGAGCAGCAGTACAACGAGCTGGCGCTCGCCGTGGACCTGGTCGCCGAGCGCATCCGGGCCCTCGGCCTCCCCGCGCCGGGGACCTACAAGCAGTTCGTCGCGCTCTCGACCATCAAGGAGGACGACGGCGTCCCCAAGGCCACGGACATGATCAAGCGCCTCGTCGAGGGCCACGAGACGGTCGCGCGCACGGCGCGTGAGCTCTTCCCCGTGGCCGAGAACGCCAACGATCAGCCCACCTGCGATCTGATCACCCAGCGCCTGCAGGTCCACGAGAAGACCGCCTGGATGCTGCGCAGCCTGCTCGAGTAG
- a CDS encoding CvfB family protein, translated as MPYDHLLGRVVTLPVRRFGPPGAFLSADPDDLRPDAPVLLLPRSEVPEGAREGDALEVFVYLDSEDRPIATTRRPKVTLGEVAFLAVTDVAPFGAFVDWGLPKELLIPRAEQTRDPRVGERHPVGLLVDRTGRLAGTMRVSEMLRDEGEFDLDEWVEGEAWRNEPGIGLFVIVERRFVGLLPADEPHALSRGQAARFRVASVLPDGRIELSLRGHAHEEVENDAQGILARLSRPGAPRVGDRSSPEEIRALFGLSKKAFKRAVGRLLKERAVAIDGEGFLVKNAR; from the coding sequence ATGCCGTACGATCATCTCCTCGGGCGCGTGGTGACCCTGCCGGTGCGGCGGTTCGGCCCGCCGGGCGCCTTCCTCTCGGCCGATCCGGACGACCTTCGCCCGGACGCGCCGGTGCTCCTCTTGCCGCGCAGCGAGGTGCCCGAGGGCGCCAGGGAGGGAGACGCGCTCGAGGTCTTCGTGTACCTCGACTCGGAGGATCGCCCCATCGCCACGACGCGCCGGCCGAAGGTCACGCTTGGCGAGGTCGCCTTTCTGGCGGTCACCGACGTCGCGCCCTTCGGCGCCTTCGTCGACTGGGGCTTGCCCAAGGAGCTGCTCATCCCCCGCGCGGAGCAGACCCGCGACCCGCGGGTCGGCGAGCGGCACCCGGTGGGGCTGCTCGTGGACAGGACCGGGCGCCTCGCGGGGACGATGCGCGTGAGCGAGATGCTGCGCGACGAGGGCGAGTTCGATCTCGACGAGTGGGTCGAGGGCGAGGCGTGGCGCAACGAGCCGGGGATCGGCCTCTTCGTCATCGTCGAGCGCAGGTTCGTCGGCCTGCTCCCCGCCGACGAGCCGCACGCGCTCTCCCGCGGCCAGGCGGCGCGGTTCCGCGTGGCGAGCGTGCTGCCCGACGGGAGGATCGAGCTCTCGCTCCGCGGTCACGCGCACGAGGAGGTCGAGAACGACGCCCAGGGGATCCTCGCGCGGCTCTCGCGCCCGGGCGCGCCGAGGGTCGGCGATCGCTCGAGTCCGGAGGAGATCCGGGCGCTCTTCGGCCTGAGCAAGAAGGCGTTCAAGCGAGCCGTCGGCCGCCTGCTGAAGGAGCGCGCCGTGGCGATCGACGGCGAGGGGTTCCTCGTCAAGAACGCGCGCTGA